In the genome of Phocoena sinus isolate mPhoSin1 chromosome 15, mPhoSin1.pri, whole genome shotgun sequence, the window CCTAGTTGTGGTGGGGGTTCATATTATTCCATCTACTTCTGTTTTGCTTGAAATGTCTGCAATAATagtgaaaaaaaccccaaactaaaaaccaaaacaatctaTAGGTAATTTTCTTAATTAACACCTTTATCCTTATTTATAAAGTAGTCTTTTACAAACCACACAAGGTGAAGTGATATTTGTTGCATGTGGATCTCACCTCCACTCTAAATTTTCACATCATTAATAGAATCTTGACTATACCCCTGGGATTAACaatgcatgctgcaatgaaagtTAACTGAAGGCACAGTCCTGAAGTTAGATGTTCAAATTTAGATGGCACCAAGTATGCCTCTGGTGGCCACATAATAGTTTAGGACCTGAGGCAACTTGGAGACAGGTCTCAAAAGCCAAACGTAGCCATTTTATTGTGACAGTGTTTAATATTCCCAGTTCCAAGGATAATGCCCACAGTTTTAGCTCTTGGCTTTGTTCCTTCTGTAGACCAATGTGACCATCATCCCCTGGCCTGGTGTGTGTTGAAGAACAGATGTGAACTATTGTCAGTATTACTTTAGAACAATTTAGACGCTGTGTATAAGCATCTGTATACAATCCAAACGAAAGAACAACCAAAAAGTACTTTAGGTTACTAAGGTATCACACTGAAGCTCAATAGGAACTCCAACCAAATCTAATTTAAGAAAGATCTGATCCATGAGCCAAAAGTCCTGGCTTGGTCAGTGGCCCCAGACCTATATAAGCCTCGCTGCTTCTCCCCAAACACTAAGTACAGCAGTATAACTGCAAAGTTATAATAACAGCATTCTACTCCAGTTATAGCCTTTATCAGTCAGAAATCCTCAACGCTAGGCTCAGTTTTGCTGTTCCAAACTAAGATGGTGGGAAAACTGCCCAACATCTCAGAGGGAAAATTTGCCTACCTGCTACACTCACCTCATAGGAACTGTGGGAGAAGTTTGTTGAAGCTCAAAGGAAGAAATATGTCTTGTTATCTGagaacaaaatctaaaaaaagaaacccttttctcctttctgctggAATATACTGAATATAAAAATGTGAGTCCTGGCTCACATTTTAAACATCTCATGGCAATCCCACAAGCCCCTCAGCTTACCCCTTTGCTGATATAGCCTGCCAGCAGGAGGGAGCCTATGATAATGAGGAAGGCGCCAATCAAAAACAGCACCGTAGCAAGCGCAATGGCCTTATATGGAATCTTAGGAGGGCTTTTCTTaaactgaaagagaaacaaaaaaagacaaggaagagcATTATGAATACACCAGGGCTCAGACACTTTAAAGCAGAGAGGATAAGAGGAAACAATCTTGGTGTGTCTTGACATAAGTCCTACTACCCAATGCAGctctgggagagaaaggaaaaaggactgGCAGGAGACGAAGGTCTAGTTATTGCTCTAACAATAACTTGAGGGAGGGAGTCCCAGAATGTTATTCTTTCTCGTTTTAGTCTCATTCCACAGACCATTCACTGTAccgtaaaaaaattattttcttacaaaaacaaaagatacTTTATGGTCATTCATTGATTAGACATGTTTTTAATAAACATGTCTTGGCACATGGAAGGCTGTACTAATCTACAGGGATTAAGAGTGTACATCATGCtctggaaaataagaaagaaagtaagTGATTTCTGGCATTCAAAGTTAAGCTGGCATATAGtcaaaggttttaaaaaaaaactttttcgggcttccctggtggtgcagtggttgagagtccgcctgccaatgcaggggacatgggttcatgcccctgtccggtaagatcccacatgccgcagagcggctgggcctgtgagccatggccgctgagcctgcgtgtccagagcctgtgctccgcaagaggagaggccacaacagtgagaggcccgcgtactgcaaaaaattaaaaaaaaaacaacaaaaacttttcCTAAAGCATTAGTTGCCTGCCCCACAAGGCAAATAACCTGCCTTATTAACAAGTTCAATTCAAGGTTAAGATTCAGAAACAAATTCCTAAGGTTTGGCTCATGGTTGTGTCTGACCTAACTGACTGGAAGCTTTCCAGAcgcacttaaaaacaaaatgaaaaaacccccaaaactctcTCCTTCAAGTGTGGGTCCAAAAAGTACAGAGAATaattgatttgtttatatttaaaaggatGGGTTCCTGCCACTTCCTCTTCGGTCCTGGTTCCACCTAAAATATTCTATTCTAAAGGGAAGTGGGTAAAAGGAGATGCTACACCATTAACTATTTTATAAACGATGATCTGGGTAGGACACAAACTTAATAAATATTCTCTGTTTTACTTATTGTTTGTTACAAAGAATACCTTTAATAAATTGGATCTCATGAcatcaggaaagaaggaagattcCCACAATCTGTTGGCTTTAGCAGTTAGTTTCTCCCTTAAAAGATGAACTGGTCTTGACTGAAGTGTAAACAAACTGATGacacagtctttaaaaaattctacttaACAAAAGACAATCTGATTATTTCCAGATTAACTAAATAGAATTTGcaactactgaactctggcaTTACAACTAAAATTTCTTAGACAATATTTATATTGGTTCGAAACTGCTCTGCCAAGGTCCTTCCTTCTGCAGGCTATGGCTGAAAATCTCAGAGCAGAGTTTCTTTCCTGCTGCTCCCTCTAATATCTAGGGACAGTGAGCAAAACCTCTACCTGGAAGGTTTCCCTGCTAACTCAGCAGAAACAGAGCCAGCCAATCTCATCAGGTCCCTTCTGCATTTACCTGAAGGTCAATGTAGCCATCGTCTGTACTGGAGAGCCTTGAGTATTTCACTTTACTACTGGGGATTCCAGTAGCCAGGTTGGTACGAGATGGCATCATAACACGCTGACACAGCTACagtctgaaaacaaagaaaagcattaTTGTCTGCAGGCTACAACAATGTGTTTGTTATACGTATTGGAGTTCTGGGCTGCAATGTCATACTAGCAACTGGCAATTTAGGCTCCATTGCTCTTAGAACCTGATATTCCTTTGACAAGTGAAAGCATTCTCATTATGCATCTACTCTGGTTTGTCCTGGTAAAATAAGAATCAAGACATTTGCCAAGAACCAGATCTCATGTTTATGTTGCCACCAATGTTTCTCTGCTTCCTAATTTTTCCAAAGTCACATGGCGAGTAGGTTAAAGGGTGGTGACTTAAATCCAAGTCCATTTGATATTTCAACCATTCTGCTATAGTATAGTATTGCCTGTCCCCCGTCCCTGCTTCCAGAAAAAGCAACAGGAGCATATACTCAAGTGATTCTCTTATTTgtcagggagagaggagagacgGTGGGAAATGGAATACATTCACATCAGCATTTTGCCTATTTCCCTCTGATAGATATCATCCTTTTAATACAAAAGATCTGTAAAACTTCTTGTTGTAAATTTGGATAAGCTACTGGCTACCAGTGTTGTACCAGTGTCCTCTGATTTGCCTGCCTCTCTGCTCCACCCCAAGCACTGAAAGCAGCGATTGCACTTTCCAGGTTACTTCTACAgctacattaaaaacaaataaacaaaaaaccctgaataaatACCTGGTTTTTGTTCAAAATAGTCAAAGCTGACTATAGTAATGAGATCACAGTTATTATGCCACCAGTTTAAACACAGTAGATAAGATTTAAAAACAATgacatttaaattgaaaaaacatTTGTAATTTGTGTACTTTTCCTCCAGAAAATCATAAAGTTATGCGAATGAAACAAGTAAATCTATTTTAATCATGAAGATATTTGATTTCTAAAAGTgaaacatatctttaaaaaaagaaaattaagtatttCAATAAGGGCaacgtaaaaaaaaaacataaagactGGCCTTCCTCTGGTATGACATTTTGCaaataatcatcatcattataatgGCAGTTAACCATTACCTAGTATTAAGTGACGggtactgttttaagtgctttatatatactTAATACTGAATATTAATGAGCTGTTTTAAGTGGCCCACTGTCAACCTAAACTAACTAGCATTATAAAGGAATTGGTGCTAAATGTTCATGTCCCTTTTTAGTAATTATATACTGGAGCAGAAatcaagtattaaaaaaataagagtatgCTTACTTACATGCTTTTCTAAAAGGGTTAGATCAAATTCCGTCAAATACTATGTTTTCAGGTGTTGCGATCCCGACTACACGATAATCTAAATTTAATTCTATAAAACTTAAAGTCCAAACTACCAATAAGTGGGTGGTTTGAGAGCATTTAATCACCTCTGATTTGTATTAgtcttaaaaaaatagtttacatACTCTGACATTAACTTCATACACcgcatcaaaatataaaaaagcgCACGGCGTGAAGGAGAGGGGAGACGAATGCTTATTGGTAGCAAAGAGTAATAATTCtgaaagaggggaaaggaaaaacgTAAATCAATGTTTTCCGGGTACCAGCCCAAGTTCCCAACAGGCTTTTTTTACCAGCCTCACCGCAACCCCAAAATATCCTCAGCACTTGAATGTTGCAATAATTTTGAAAGCATCagcaaagcacttagcacagtgccttgcactaCGAGCCTCTACACACTACTTCCCTGCCCGCCTCCAGAGCGAGACAACAAGAGAAATAAGGACCAACATGattttagaaggaaaacaaaatccagTTTCTGGAAAAGGGCCAGCCGTGCCCCGGGAGGACGAACGCTCCACACCGAGGACTCGGGGCTTGATTTCGGCAGGGAGCGCAGTCTGGGCCGCGCCGCGAACCTGAGTCGAGCTCTTCCGCTCCCGCCCCGCCGCACGAACGCCTTACCGGAGCCCGGGCCCGGCAGCCCGCGCGCAGAAAGCTAGCTCACGGTTCGCAGCAGGTGAGCCGGAGACCTCACAGTACGC includes:
- the TMEM230 gene encoding transmembrane protein 230; translation: MMPSRTNLATGIPSSKVKYSRLSSTDDGYIDLQFKKSPPKIPYKAIALATVLFLIGAFLIIIGSLLLAGYISKGGADRAVPVLIIGILVFLPGFYHLRIAYYASKGYRGYSYDDIPDFDD